A genomic window from Microbacterium sp. ET2 includes:
- the araA gene encoding L-arabinose isomerase: protein MPSLSTSLHAYEVWFVTGSQTLYGEETLRQVAEQSQAVAAGLDGLPVRVVWKPVLKDADSIRRLALEVNARDEVIGIIAWMHTFSPAKMWIAGLDALQKPLLHLHTQANVELPWADIDFDFMNLNQAAHGDREFGYIQTRLGVARKTVVGHVSNPAVHQQVEDWQRAAAGWAAARSLKLARFGDNMRYVAVTEGDKTEAELRFGVQVNTWGVNELADAVADASAADIDALVEEYEATYDVAAELLPGGDRHQSLRDGAAIEVGLRSFLEAGGFGAFTTSFEDLGALTQLPGLAVQRLMAEGYGFGAEGDWKTAILVRVANVMGAGRPGGASLMEDYTYDLIPGSERILGAHMLEVAPSLTTQRPRLEVHPLGIGGKADPVRLVFTADPGPALVVAMSDMRDRFRLVANVVENVDAPDLPRLPVGRAVWKPAPDFATSAACWLAAGAAHHTVMTTAVGVEVFRDFAEIARTELVVIDEHTTVRDFQRELRWNQAYYRLAQGI from the coding sequence ATGCCGTCACTGTCCACCTCTCTCCACGCCTACGAAGTGTGGTTCGTCACCGGAAGCCAGACGCTCTACGGCGAGGAGACGCTCCGCCAGGTCGCCGAGCAGTCCCAAGCGGTCGCCGCGGGGCTGGACGGCCTCCCCGTCCGTGTCGTCTGGAAGCCCGTGCTGAAGGACGCCGACTCGATCCGCCGGCTTGCGCTCGAGGTCAACGCGCGTGACGAGGTGATCGGCATCATCGCCTGGATGCACACGTTCAGCCCGGCGAAGATGTGGATCGCGGGGCTCGACGCGCTGCAGAAGCCGCTGCTGCACCTGCACACCCAGGCGAACGTCGAGCTGCCCTGGGCGGACATCGACTTCGACTTCATGAACCTCAACCAGGCCGCCCACGGCGATCGCGAGTTCGGGTACATCCAGACCAGACTCGGCGTGGCACGCAAGACCGTCGTCGGGCACGTGTCGAATCCGGCCGTTCATCAGCAGGTCGAGGACTGGCAGCGGGCCGCGGCAGGGTGGGCGGCGGCCCGTTCGCTGAAACTCGCGCGCTTCGGGGACAACATGCGTTACGTCGCCGTCACCGAGGGTGACAAGACCGAAGCCGAGTTGCGCTTCGGCGTGCAGGTCAACACGTGGGGTGTCAACGAGCTCGCTGATGCTGTCGCCGACGCCTCGGCCGCCGATATCGACGCGCTCGTCGAGGAGTACGAGGCGACCTACGACGTGGCCGCCGAACTGCTGCCGGGCGGCGACCGCCATCAGAGCCTGCGTGACGGCGCCGCGATCGAGGTCGGACTCCGCTCCTTCCTCGAGGCGGGTGGCTTCGGCGCATTCACCACCTCGTTCGAGGACCTCGGCGCGCTGACGCAGCTCCCCGGCCTCGCCGTGCAGCGGCTCATGGCCGAGGGCTACGGCTTCGGCGCCGAGGGTGATTGGAAGACCGCCATTCTGGTCCGAGTGGCGAACGTCATGGGCGCCGGACGCCCCGGGGGCGCGAGCCTCATGGAGGACTACACCTACGACCTGATCCCGGGGTCCGAACGCATCCTCGGCGCGCACATGCTCGAAGTCGCGCCGTCGCTGACGACGCAGAGGCCGCGCCTCGAAGTGCATCCGCTGGGAATCGGCGGCAAGGCCGATCCCGTCCGGCTCGTGTTCACCGCCGACCCGGGGCCGGCGCTGGTCGTCGCCATGAGCGACATGCGTGACCGGTTCCGCCTCGTCGCCAACGTCGTCGAGAACGTCGATGCCCCCGACCTCCCACGGCTTCCCGTCGGTCGCGCCGTGTGGAAGCCGGCTCCCGACTTCGCCACCTCGGCGGCCTGCTGGCTTGCGGCGGGCGCCGCGCACCATACTGTGATGACGACGGCCGTGGGTGTAGAGGTCTTCCGCGACTTCGCCGAGATCGCCCGCACCGAGCTCGTCGTGATCGACGAGCACACCACCGTCCGCGACTTCCAGCGGGAGCTCCGGTGGAACCAGGCCTACTACCGACTCGCGCAGGGAATCTGA
- a CDS encoding sugar ABC transporter ATP-binding protein produces MTSATVETPPVVAMRDITIRFPGVLALDGVDFTLRPGEVHSLMGENGAGKSTLIKALTGVYPVDSGTITVDGRPQSFDGAADAQDAGIATVYQEVNLCANLSVGENVMLGHEPRRAGAIDWDRVHQVAAERLGDLGVGIDTRSLLSSHAIAVQQLVAIARAMVLDARVLVLDEPTSSLDRGEVERLFAVIRDLRTRGVAILFVSHFLDQVYEISDRITVLRNGRLVGEHTAADLPRDALVSMMLGRELSDLAEISRSSERDIDRSGVPVLRARSIGRRGVLEPLDIDVHPGEVVGIAGLLGSGRTELVRLLYGADRADSGSLEIDGRTAKITSPRHAIDRRLAFSSEDRRAEGVVGDLTVAENIVLGIQASRGWMRPIRRGERDAVVSEYMSALGVRPADPHALVRNLSGGNQQKVLLARWLATAPELLILDEPTRGIDVGAKADIQRKVQRLSEQGLAVIFISSELEEVLRLAQRIVVMRDRRRIGELDARTTDIDSLIDYIANEGSAA; encoded by the coding sequence ATGACGTCTGCCACTGTCGAAACGCCCCCCGTCGTCGCGATGCGCGACATCACCATCCGCTTCCCCGGCGTCCTGGCGCTGGACGGTGTCGACTTCACGCTGCGACCCGGCGAGGTGCACTCGCTCATGGGCGAGAACGGCGCGGGGAAGTCCACCCTCATCAAGGCGCTCACGGGCGTGTACCCGGTGGACTCCGGCACCATCACGGTCGACGGCCGACCGCAGTCGTTCGATGGGGCCGCTGACGCTCAGGACGCCGGCATCGCCACCGTCTACCAGGAAGTGAACCTCTGCGCGAACCTCTCCGTCGGAGAGAATGTGATGCTCGGCCACGAGCCACGACGCGCCGGCGCGATCGACTGGGATCGTGTCCACCAGGTGGCCGCCGAGCGTCTCGGAGATCTCGGTGTCGGAATCGACACGAGGTCGCTGTTGTCGAGCCACGCCATCGCGGTGCAGCAGCTCGTCGCCATCGCGCGCGCCATGGTCCTCGATGCCCGGGTCCTCGTCCTGGACGAACCCACCTCCAGCCTGGACCGAGGAGAGGTCGAGCGCTTGTTCGCCGTCATCCGGGATCTTCGAACGCGGGGCGTGGCCATCCTCTTCGTCAGCCACTTCCTCGACCAGGTCTACGAGATCTCCGACCGCATCACCGTCCTCAGGAACGGCCGCCTGGTCGGCGAGCACACCGCCGCCGACCTTCCCCGAGACGCCCTCGTCAGCATGATGCTCGGACGTGAGCTGTCGGATCTGGCCGAGATCTCCCGGTCCTCCGAACGCGACATCGACCGTTCCGGAGTCCCGGTCCTGCGCGCTCGCAGCATCGGGCGCCGGGGTGTGCTCGAACCCCTCGACATCGACGTCCATCCCGGCGAAGTGGTCGGAATCGCCGGGCTCCTCGGCTCGGGCCGCACCGAGCTCGTCCGGCTGCTGTACGGCGCTGACCGCGCCGACTCAGGATCCCTCGAGATCGACGGTCGAACCGCGAAGATCACCTCTCCGCGTCACGCGATCGACAGGCGCTTGGCGTTCTCCTCCGAGGACCGCCGCGCGGAGGGTGTCGTCGGCGACCTCACCGTCGCCGAGAACATCGTGCTGGGCATTCAAGCGTCGCGTGGCTGGATGCGGCCGATCAGACGGGGGGAGCGCGACGCCGTCGTCTCCGAGTACATGAGTGCGCTGGGGGTCCGCCCGGCCGATCCCCACGCGCTTGTGCGCAACCTCTCCGGCGGAAATCAGCAGAAGGTCCTCCTCGCCCGCTGGCTCGCCACCGCGCCGGAGCTGCTCATCCTCGACGAGCCGACCCGCGGCATCGATGTCGGTGCCAAAGCGGACATCCAGCGGAAGGTCCAGCGCCTGTCGGAGCAGGGACTTGCCGTCATCTTCATCTCCTCAGAGCTGGAGGAGGTGCTTCGATTGGCCCAGCGGATCGTCGTCATGCGGGACCGCCGCCGGATCGGCGAGCTCGATGCCCGGACCACCGACATCGACAGCCTCATCGACTACATCGCCAACGAGGGAAGCGCAGCATGA
- a CDS encoding xylulokinase codes for MSAEAVTAGRTALGVELGSTRIKACLVDADDPTRVLAVGSHAWENRFEGRIWTYSLDDVWEGVRSAYADLAADVERRHGVVLETIGALGVSAMMHGYLAFDGEGELLTPFRTWRNTTTGPAAEALSTAFEQNIPLRWSVAHLYQAVLDGEPHLPEIRSLTTLAGYVHGQLTGERVLGVGDASGMFPIDPATRDYDLRLVETFDGMVAEAAPGLRIAELLPRVLRAGEPAGALTEAGAARLDPTGRLLPGIPFCPPEGDAGTGMVATNAVAPRTGNVSAGTSIFAMVVLEGALAAAHHEIDIVTTPAGDPVAMVHCNNGASELAAWAGMFGDFAERAGAPLSSDEVFEILLREAEQGDPDAGGLIAFNHLSGEPIVGLDEGRPLFVRTPDSRFTLANAIRTQLYGMFGTLALGMRVLSDEGVTIDRMFAHGGVFRTAGVAQRFLAAAIDTPVAVGETASEGGPWGMAVLAAQLLHADAATLSDYLDRHVFADAKTVTVDPRPEDVAGFARFLVRYEAALAVERAAVAAL; via the coding sequence ATGAGCGCGGAGGCCGTCACCGCCGGTCGGACCGCCCTCGGCGTCGAGCTCGGGTCGACCCGGATCAAAGCGTGCCTGGTCGACGCCGACGATCCGACGCGAGTGCTCGCGGTCGGCTCGCACGCCTGGGAGAACCGCTTCGAGGGGAGGATCTGGACCTACTCGCTCGACGACGTCTGGGAGGGTGTGCGCAGCGCCTATGCCGACCTCGCGGCGGACGTCGAGCGGCGTCATGGCGTCGTCCTCGAGACGATCGGTGCCCTCGGCGTCTCGGCCATGATGCACGGCTACCTCGCGTTCGACGGCGAAGGTGAGCTGCTGACCCCCTTCCGCACGTGGCGCAACACCACGACCGGACCGGCCGCCGAAGCGCTGTCCACGGCATTCGAGCAGAACATCCCGCTCCGATGGTCGGTCGCCCACCTCTACCAGGCGGTTCTGGACGGTGAGCCCCACCTCCCCGAGATCCGCTCCCTCACGACCCTCGCGGGGTACGTCCACGGGCAGCTGACAGGGGAGCGGGTGCTGGGCGTGGGAGACGCGTCCGGAATGTTCCCCATCGACCCGGCGACCCGCGACTACGACCTCCGACTCGTCGAGACCTTCGACGGGATGGTCGCCGAGGCGGCGCCGGGCCTCCGCATCGCCGAGCTCCTCCCGCGGGTCCTGAGGGCGGGTGAGCCCGCCGGCGCGCTCACCGAGGCCGGGGCGGCCCGGCTCGACCCCACCGGGCGGCTGCTCCCCGGCATCCCGTTCTGTCCTCCGGAAGGCGACGCCGGAACGGGGATGGTGGCCACGAACGCCGTCGCGCCGCGCACCGGGAATGTCAGCGCCGGCACGAGCATCTTCGCGATGGTCGTGCTCGAAGGCGCGCTCGCGGCCGCGCATCACGAGATCGACATCGTGACCACGCCCGCCGGCGACCCCGTGGCGATGGTGCACTGCAACAACGGCGCCAGCGAGCTTGCGGCATGGGCGGGGATGTTCGGCGACTTCGCCGAGCGCGCCGGGGCGCCTCTCTCCTCCGATGAGGTCTTCGAGATCCTCCTGCGCGAGGCGGAGCAGGGCGACCCCGACGCCGGCGGCCTGATCGCCTTCAACCACCTCTCCGGTGAGCCCATCGTCGGCCTCGATGAGGGCCGACCGCTGTTCGTGCGGACGCCCGACAGCCGATTCACGCTCGCGAACGCGATCCGCACGCAGCTCTACGGGATGTTCGGCACCCTCGCTCTCGGTATGCGCGTGCTCTCCGATGAGGGCGTCACGATCGACCGCATGTTCGCCCACGGCGGGGTCTTCCGCACCGCCGGGGTCGCGCAGCGGTTCCTCGCCGCCGCGATCGACACCCCCGTCGCCGTCGGCGAGACCGCGAGCGAAGGGGGTCCGTGGGGGATGGCGGTGCTCGCCGCCCAGCTTCTGCACGCCGACGCAGCGACTCTCTCCGACTACCTCGACAGGCACGTCTTCGCCGACGCGAAAACGGTGACCGTCGACCCCCGACCCGAGGATGTGGCCGGCTTCGCCCGATTCCTCGTCCGCTACGAGGCGGCGCTCGCCGTCGAGCGCGCCGCTGTCGCCGCCCTCTGA
- a CDS encoding ABC transporter substrate-binding protein, protein MRRSVLGSIALIGAVALTAVGCASGGGGAGAGGDGGGGELVTVGFAQTGSESGWRSANTESMQEAFSEENGFELIFNAADNDPAAQISAVRDFISRGVEAIVIAPIVEDGWDDVLQEASDAGIPVILEDRTVSAPEDLYASWVGLDFKKEGVMAGEWAAEEFGDTPTKMVVLEGTTGSAPANDRAEGFAEAIEGTAIETIDSQTGDFTRDGGKTVMEGFLQKYGVDGIDLLYAHNDDMALGAIEAIEAAGGVPGEDIKIVSIDAVKDGMQALVDGKINFIVECNPLLGELAAGLVTDVLAGETVEKTYYVEDQTFTQEQAAAVIDSRPY, encoded by the coding sequence ATGAGAAGAAGTGTGCTGGGAAGCATCGCCCTGATCGGAGCGGTGGCCCTTACGGCCGTGGGTTGCGCGAGCGGCGGCGGCGGCGCCGGAGCCGGCGGAGACGGTGGTGGAGGCGAGCTCGTCACGGTCGGCTTCGCGCAGACCGGGTCCGAGTCGGGCTGGCGCAGCGCGAACACTGAATCGATGCAGGAGGCGTTCTCGGAGGAGAACGGGTTCGAGCTGATCTTCAATGCCGCGGACAACGACCCCGCGGCACAGATCTCGGCGGTCCGCGACTTCATCAGCCGCGGTGTCGAGGCGATCGTCATCGCGCCCATCGTCGAGGACGGCTGGGACGACGTACTGCAGGAGGCGTCGGATGCCGGCATCCCCGTCATCCTCGAGGACCGCACCGTCAGCGCCCCCGAGGATCTGTATGCGAGCTGGGTGGGTCTGGACTTCAAGAAGGAAGGCGTGATGGCCGGCGAGTGGGCCGCAGAGGAATTCGGCGACACCCCGACGAAGATGGTCGTCCTCGAGGGCACGACCGGGTCGGCTCCTGCCAACGATCGCGCCGAGGGCTTCGCGGAGGCGATCGAGGGCACAGCCATAGAGACGATCGACTCGCAGACCGGAGACTTCACCCGCGACGGCGGCAAGACGGTCATGGAGGGCTTCCTCCAGAAGTACGGGGTCGACGGGATCGACCTGCTGTACGCGCACAACGACGACATGGCTCTCGGCGCGATCGAGGCCATCGAGGCGGCCGGCGGTGTCCCGGGGGAGGACATCAAGATCGTGTCGATCGACGCGGTCAAGGACGGGATGCAGGCGCTCGTCGACGGCAAGATCAACTTCATCGTGGAGTGCAACCCGCTGCTGGGCGAACTGGCTGCGGGGCTGGTGACGGACGTCCTTGCGGGCGAGACCGTCGAGAAGACGTACTACGTCGAGGACCAGACCTTCACGCAGGAGCAGGCCGCCGCCGTCATCGACTCGCGTCCCTACTGA
- a CDS encoding sugar ABC transporter ATP-binding protein yields MDERRPLLTVTGATVRFGAEVALDDVDFRVFPGEVHSLMGENGAGKSTLIKAITGALQLHSGTISLDGRAQHFPSTAAALGAGISAVYQEIDLLPNLTIAENICLGREPRRWGVIDRRALHRRAAAVLQDLGVSVDPASILGGHSLAVQQLVALARAISVDARILILDEPTSSLDVDEVTELFRVIDELKARDVAIVFISHFLDQVYEIADRITVLRNGRQVGEYVPAELLRIDLVQKMLGRTLGPLTNRASPEDESDATVAYLSARGVTASPGIMDADLELHEGEVLGLAGLLGSGRTELARAVSGIDRIDHGVISVGGRPADFRTPRHAIAQGVVYSSENRRTDGIIGHLSVQENITLALQAERGAFRPLSAQRRRELATSWIEALDIRPADPDRPAGALSGGNQQKVLLARLLALSPRALLLDEPTRGIDVGAKVEIQNLVSELADNGLSVVFISAELEEVLRVANRVAVLRNGRIVATVSSETVTVDSLLALVAQADGPDGAPDEPRGAPDEPRGTVDT; encoded by the coding sequence ATGGACGAGCGGCGTCCGCTCTTGACGGTCACCGGGGCGACAGTAAGGTTCGGCGCCGAAGTCGCCCTCGATGACGTCGACTTCCGGGTCTTCCCCGGCGAAGTGCATTCGCTCATGGGTGAGAACGGCGCCGGGAAATCGACGCTCATCAAGGCGATCACCGGGGCTCTCCAGCTCCACAGCGGCACGATCAGCCTCGACGGCAGGGCGCAGCACTTCCCTTCCACCGCAGCGGCGCTGGGCGCCGGGATCAGCGCGGTGTACCAGGAGATCGACCTCCTTCCGAATCTCACCATCGCCGAGAACATCTGCCTCGGTCGAGAACCGCGGCGCTGGGGGGTCATCGATCGCCGGGCGTTGCACCGGCGCGCCGCGGCGGTGCTGCAGGATCTCGGGGTCTCTGTCGACCCGGCTTCCATCCTCGGGGGACATTCGCTCGCCGTCCAGCAGCTCGTCGCTCTCGCGCGGGCGATCTCGGTCGATGCCCGCATCCTGATCCTCGACGAGCCCACCTCGAGTCTCGATGTCGACGAGGTGACCGAATTGTTCCGGGTCATAGACGAGCTGAAGGCGAGGGATGTCGCGATCGTCTTCATCTCCCACTTCCTCGACCAGGTCTACGAGATCGCCGACCGCATCACGGTGCTGCGGAACGGCCGGCAGGTCGGCGAGTACGTCCCTGCCGAACTCCTGCGGATCGATCTCGTGCAGAAGATGCTCGGCCGCACTCTCGGCCCGCTCACCAACCGAGCCTCCCCTGAGGACGAGTCGGATGCGACCGTCGCCTACCTCAGTGCTCGAGGGGTGACGGCGTCCCCGGGCATCATGGACGCCGACCTCGAGCTGCACGAGGGCGAAGTGCTCGGCCTCGCCGGGCTTCTCGGTTCAGGTCGCACCGAGCTCGCGCGCGCCGTGAGCGGCATCGACCGGATCGACCACGGGGTCATCTCCGTGGGGGGCAGACCCGCCGACTTCCGCACACCCCGACACGCGATCGCTCAGGGCGTCGTCTACTCTTCGGAGAATCGCAGGACGGACGGGATCATCGGCCACCTGAGCGTGCAGGAGAACATCACCCTCGCGCTCCAGGCCGAAAGAGGCGCATTCCGCCCGCTGTCCGCTCAGCGGCGGCGTGAGCTCGCCACGAGCTGGATCGAGGCTCTCGACATCCGCCCCGCCGATCCCGATCGACCCGCGGGCGCACTCTCCGGCGGCAATCAGCAGAAGGTCCTGCTCGCGCGGCTGCTGGCGCTGTCGCCACGAGCGCTCCTGCTCGACGAGCCGACCCGCGGGATCGACGTCGGGGCGAAGGTCGAGATCCAGAATCTCGTCAGCGAGCTCGCCGACAACGGCCTGTCGGTGGTGTTCATCTCCGCGGAACTGGAAGAGGTGCTTCGCGTCGCGAACCGCGTCGCGGTGCTTCGCAACGGCCGCATCGTCGCAACGGTTTCCTCCGAGACGGTGACGGTCGACTCGCTCCTCGCCCTCGTCGCTCAAGCGGACGGACCGGATGGGGCGCCGGACGAACCGCGTGGGGCGCCGGACGAACCGCGCGGGACGGTGGACACGTGA
- a CDS encoding LacI family DNA-binding transcriptional regulator, which yields MTAPDDRRARLGMREVAAAAGVSPQTVSRVLNDHPHIRPETRARVLETVSRLGYRVNNAARALGTRTTRTLGVLASDAALYGPAVGIAALDAAAREQGRWIATAYADADSAASVIAAADRLIDQGVDGIIVLAPHLTTSAALREAHPDVRVAALHEGEGGERQAEGAAAAVRHLLGLGHRRIARLAGPAAWSEAVSREAGAVRALVEAGLDTTLRWEGDWTAATAAALGEVIAAATRKPDGPTAVVAANDQMALGVIAGLRAAGVEVPASVSVTGFDDNPDAAFYRPALTTVRLDVAGEARHAVAEILGAIDPPTHPAAPTLVRRASTTRPPAPVP from the coding sequence ATGACCGCCCCCGACGACCGGCGCGCTCGCCTCGGCATGCGCGAGGTCGCAGCCGCTGCCGGCGTCTCCCCGCAGACGGTGTCGCGGGTGCTCAACGATCACCCGCACATCCGCCCCGAGACGCGTGCGCGGGTGCTCGAGACCGTGAGTCGTCTCGGATACCGGGTGAACAACGCCGCACGCGCGCTCGGGACGCGAACAACCCGGACGCTCGGCGTGCTCGCCTCCGACGCCGCTCTGTACGGACCCGCTGTCGGCATCGCCGCCCTCGACGCCGCGGCCCGGGAGCAGGGCCGCTGGATCGCGACCGCGTACGCGGACGCCGACAGCGCGGCATCCGTGATCGCCGCCGCCGACCGCCTCATCGACCAGGGCGTCGACGGCATCATCGTGCTGGCTCCGCATCTGACGACCTCGGCGGCGTTGCGGGAGGCTCATCCTGATGTGCGTGTGGCCGCCCTTCACGAGGGGGAGGGCGGCGAGCGGCAGGCCGAGGGCGCAGCCGCGGCCGTCCGCCACCTCCTCGGCCTCGGCCATCGCCGGATCGCCCGGCTCGCGGGTCCTGCGGCGTGGAGCGAAGCGGTCAGCCGCGAGGCAGGCGCGGTCCGTGCACTCGTTGAGGCGGGTCTGGATACGACGCTGCGCTGGGAGGGGGACTGGACCGCTGCGACCGCGGCGGCGCTCGGTGAGGTGATCGCTGCTGCGACGCGGAAGCCGGACGGGCCGACCGCGGTCGTGGCCGCCAACGACCAGATGGCGCTGGGTGTGATCGCAGGGCTTCGCGCAGCGGGCGTGGAGGTGCCGGCGAGCGTGAGCGTGACCGGGTTCGACGACAATCCCGATGCGGCGTTCTACCGTCCCGCGCTCACGACCGTGCGTTTGGACGTCGCCGGGGAGGCCAGGCATGCCGTCGCCGAAATTCTCGGAGCGATCGACCCGCCGACGCATCCGGCCGCGCCCACCCTGGTGCGGCGGGCCTCGACGACACGCCCGCCGGCGCCGGTGCCGTGA
- a CDS encoding ABC transporter permease, whose translation MNRLIRHRLVWPTLALITLVVINTIARPQFISLTIRDGQLYGPLIDILRNSAPLMLVALGMTVVIATRGIDLSVGAIMAVSGAVAMTIIADSPDPAGGGTVAIALVTALAVALVLGAWNGLLVSALGIQPIIATLVLMLVGRGVALLITGGFITTVTSAPYKFIATGYVLGLPFALFISAAVITAVAVLERRTALGMLTEAVGINPKASRLAGVRARGIVFTAYVGSGLLAGMAGILYSSNIMAADANAAGLYIELYAILAVVLGGTSLMGGKFTIAGTVIGVLTIQTLESTILFLGVPSAQAPVFFAIVVIVAVVMQSPRLHRALRRLVTNRWDSPPPGGSSSMADGASNATKETVAS comes from the coding sequence ATGAACAGACTCATCCGCCATCGGCTGGTGTGGCCGACGCTGGCGCTCATCACCCTCGTCGTCATCAACACCATCGCCCGACCGCAGTTCATCAGTCTCACGATCCGCGACGGCCAGCTCTACGGCCCGTTGATCGACATCCTCCGCAACAGCGCCCCACTGATGCTCGTGGCATTGGGGATGACCGTGGTCATCGCCACCCGCGGCATCGATCTTTCCGTCGGCGCCATCATGGCGGTCTCGGGCGCCGTCGCGATGACGATCATCGCGGACTCCCCCGACCCCGCCGGTGGCGGCACGGTCGCGATCGCGCTCGTCACCGCGCTGGCGGTCGCCCTGGTGCTCGGCGCGTGGAACGGTCTTCTCGTCTCCGCGCTCGGGATTCAGCCGATCATCGCCACCCTCGTGCTCATGCTCGTCGGTCGGGGGGTGGCACTCCTCATCACGGGCGGCTTCATCACCACCGTCACGAGCGCGCCGTACAAGTTCATCGCCACCGGATACGTTCTGGGCCTCCCCTTCGCACTGTTCATCTCGGCTGCCGTCATCACGGCGGTGGCCGTCCTCGAGCGGCGGACGGCACTCGGGATGCTGACCGAGGCGGTGGGGATCAACCCCAAGGCCAGCCGACTCGCCGGGGTACGTGCCCGCGGCATCGTCTTCACCGCCTACGTCGGAAGCGGCCTGCTGGCCGGGATGGCGGGCATCCTGTACAGCTCCAACATCATGGCCGCCGACGCGAACGCCGCCGGTCTGTACATCGAGCTCTACGCCATCCTGGCCGTGGTCCTCGGCGGGACCTCGCTGATGGGCGGGAAATTCACGATCGCGGGGACGGTGATCGGTGTTCTGACCATCCAGACGCTGGAATCGACCATCCTCTTCCTCGGGGTGCCCTCCGCACAGGCGCCGGTCTTCTTCGCGATCGTCGTCATCGTCGCCGTGGTGATGCAGTCGCCGCGTTTGCACCGCGCGCTCCGGCGGCTCGTCACGAACCGTTGGGACTCGCCGCCGCCGGGCGGCTCGTCCTCCATGGCCGACGGCGCATCGAACGCGACGAAAGAGACGGTGGCGTCATGA
- a CDS encoding ABC transporter permease subunit produces MLERPVSRPAALGARYRTFMSRHASLLPTLAAVAILLALLIGAQIAFGNFIAPRNLSALLLNNAYLVVLAVGMTFVILTGGIDLSVGSVMAFTGILGAKLLADGSPAAVAIPLMIVGGAAIGLLIGVLIHYFDVQPFIASLAGLFLARGLAFVVSLSSIRVEDPAVLWLQRTRLTVGEWYITPTGILALTSVAVAFVVLRWTRFGRTVYAIGGNEQSARLMGLPVTRTKILVYVVSGVCSGLAGLILTAFSGAGYPLNGVGTELDAIAAVVIGGTILTGGSGYVIGSLIGVLVYGVIRTIIAFEGADPSWTRIVIGALLLLFIVVQRAIVARSDRRT; encoded by the coding sequence ATGCTGGAACGGCCGGTTTCGCGGCCCGCAGCGCTCGGCGCGCGGTATCGCACGTTCATGAGCCGGCATGCGTCGCTCCTCCCGACGCTCGCCGCCGTCGCGATTCTCCTCGCCCTTCTCATCGGCGCCCAGATCGCCTTCGGCAACTTCATCGCGCCGCGGAACCTCTCGGCGCTGCTGCTCAACAACGCGTATCTGGTCGTCCTCGCCGTCGGGATGACCTTCGTGATCCTGACCGGCGGCATCGACCTCTCCGTCGGATCGGTGATGGCGTTCACCGGCATCCTCGGTGCGAAGCTCCTCGCCGACGGCTCCCCCGCGGCCGTCGCGATCCCGCTCATGATCGTCGGCGGCGCGGCGATCGGGCTGCTCATCGGCGTGCTGATCCATTACTTCGACGTGCAGCCGTTCATCGCGTCGCTCGCCGGGCTCTTCCTCGCCAGAGGTCTCGCGTTCGTCGTCAGCCTGTCGTCGATCCGGGTGGAGGATCCCGCTGTTCTGTGGCTTCAGCGCACGCGACTCACGGTCGGCGAGTGGTACATCACGCCGACCGGCATCCTGGCGCTCACCTCCGTCGCCGTCGCTTTCGTCGTGCTCCGCTGGACCCGGTTCGGACGGACCGTCTACGCGATCGGCGGCAATGAGCAGTCCGCCCGTCTCATGGGCCTTCCCGTCACGCGCACGAAGATCCTCGTCTACGTCGTGAGCGGCGTCTGCAGCGGGCTCGCCGGACTCATCCTGACCGCTTTCTCGGGTGCCGGGTATCCGCTGAACGGCGTGGGCACCGAGCTCGACGCGATCGCGGCCGTCGTCATCGGCGGGACGATTCTCACCGGCGGGAGCGGATATGTCATCGGTTCGCTGATCGGCGTTCTCGTGTACGGCGTGATACGCACGATCATCGCCTTCGAAGGTGCGGACCCGTCGTGGACCCGGATCGTCATCGGCGCGCTGCTTCTGCTGTTCATCGTGGTCCAACGCGCGATCGTCGCACGATCAGACCGCCGTACCTAG